One segment of Vibrio mimicus DNA contains the following:
- the hutH gene encoding histidine ammonia-lyase encodes MLHLMIKPGQLSLKQLRQVSRSPVVLSLDPEAIPAIAESAQVVEQVISEGRTVYGINTGFGLLANTKIAPQDLETLQKSIVLSHAAGIGELMSDETVRLMILLKINSLARGYSGIRLEVIQALIELVNNQIYPCVPKKGSVGASGDLAPLAHMSTVLLGEGQARYNGKIISGLEAMKIAGLEPITLAPKEGLALLNGTQASTAFALEGLFVAEDLFASATVCGAMSVEAALGSRRPFDPRIHRVRGHRTQMDAANAYRHLLDINSEIGQSHSNCEKVQDPYSLRCQPQVMGACLQQIRNAAEVLEVEANSVSDNPLVFADDGDIISGGNFHAEPVAMAADNLALAIAEIGSLSERRMALLIDSALSKLPPFLVDNGGVNSGFMIAQVTAAALASENKTLAHPASVDSLPTSANQEDHVSMATFAARRLRDMGENTRGILAVEYLAATQGLDFRAPLKSSPRIEEARQILREKVPFYDKDRYFAPDIEKANALLQLAVHNRLMPDQLLPSQH; translated from the coding sequence ATGTTGCACCTGATGATCAAACCCGGCCAACTCAGCTTAAAACAGTTGCGTCAAGTGAGCCGCTCACCCGTGGTGTTATCCCTCGATCCGGAAGCGATTCCGGCGATTGCCGAAAGCGCCCAAGTGGTGGAACAAGTAATCAGCGAAGGACGTACCGTTTACGGCATCAATACCGGATTTGGCTTGCTCGCCAACACCAAAATTGCCCCGCAAGATCTGGAAACACTACAAAAAAGTATTGTGCTTTCTCATGCGGCTGGCATCGGTGAGCTGATGTCTGACGAAACGGTTCGTCTGATGATCCTTCTCAAAATCAACAGCTTGGCGCGTGGCTATTCCGGTATCCGCCTTGAAGTCATCCAAGCTTTGATCGAGCTAGTGAATAACCAGATTTATCCTTGCGTACCGAAAAAAGGCTCGGTCGGCGCATCGGGCGATCTTGCGCCGCTGGCGCACATGAGCACAGTGTTGCTCGGCGAAGGCCAAGCACGTTACAACGGCAAAATCATCTCCGGTCTGGAAGCGATGAAAATTGCAGGGCTAGAGCCAATCACCCTTGCCCCTAAAGAAGGGCTCGCGCTACTCAATGGCACTCAAGCATCCACGGCTTTTGCTTTGGAAGGGCTGTTTGTCGCGGAAGATCTGTTTGCCTCAGCCACCGTTTGTGGTGCGATGTCGGTCGAAGCCGCGCTTGGCAGCCGTCGCCCATTTGATCCGCGTATCCACCGCGTTCGTGGGCACCGAACCCAAATGGATGCGGCGAATGCGTATCGTCATCTGCTGGATATCAACAGTGAAATCGGCCAATCACACAGCAATTGTGAAAAGGTACAAGACCCATACTCTCTGCGCTGCCAACCGCAAGTCATGGGGGCTTGCTTGCAGCAAATTCGCAATGCGGCTGAGGTGTTGGAAGTGGAAGCCAACTCGGTTTCTGATAACCCACTCGTGTTTGCCGATGATGGCGACATCATCTCTGGCGGCAACTTCCATGCTGAACCTGTCGCCATGGCTGCGGATAACTTGGCGCTGGCGATTGCTGAAATTGGCAGTCTCTCCGAGCGGCGTATGGCACTGCTGATTGACAGTGCGCTAAGTAAACTACCGCCCTTTTTGGTCGACAATGGTGGGGTGAACTCCGGCTTTATGATTGCGCAAGTCACGGCAGCTGCCTTAGCCAGTGAGAACAAAACCCTCGCGCATCCTGCGTCAGTCGACAGTTTACCCACTTCAGCCAACCAAGAAGACCACGTTTCCATGGCGACGTTTGCCGCACGCAGACTGCGTGATATGGGCGAAAATACTCGTGGTATTTTGGCGGTTGAATACCTTGCAGCAACACAAGGATTGGATTTTCGTGCACCATTGAAGTCCTCACCACGCATTGAGGAAGCAAGGCAGATACTGCGTGAAAAAGTGCCGTTTTACGATAAAGACCGCTATTTTGCGCCGGATATCGAAAAAGCCAATGCTCTGCTGCAACTTGCCGTACACAACCGTTTAATGCCCGATCAGCTGCTACCAAGCCAGCACTAA
- a CDS encoding DUF3581 domain-containing protein: MFLTAYHSNQQHQFQFTRQQASHFAKLVAGDFNPIHDEDSKRFCVPGDLLFAVLLQKEGISQKMRFDFSGMVSDGVALHIENKCQRESAVVDASGKEYLHMSREGEVNHNPAFIEHVVTSYVQFSGMNFPHIMVPLMEEQQMMINCQRPLVIYESMEVEFTRLDLTHPEVEFTGATFDVDGKRGLVTLNFAFKEEGQVVGKGLKRMVASGLKPYDQAEIDDLVNRFNERKEAFLSQIEQAA, from the coding sequence ATGTTCCTGACTGCATACCATTCAAATCAACAGCACCAATTTCAATTTACTCGCCAACAGGCTAGCCACTTTGCCAAATTGGTCGCGGGTGATTTCAACCCCATCCATGACGAAGATAGTAAACGTTTCTGCGTACCGGGCGATCTGCTGTTTGCTGTATTGCTGCAAAAAGAAGGCATTAGCCAAAAGATGCGTTTTGATTTCTCTGGCATGGTGAGTGATGGCGTTGCTCTGCACATTGAAAATAAGTGTCAGCGTGAAAGCGCAGTCGTGGATGCCAGCGGCAAAGAGTATCTGCACATGTCACGTGAAGGTGAAGTCAACCACAACCCAGCCTTTATTGAGCATGTGGTGACCAGCTATGTGCAGTTTTCTGGCATGAATTTCCCGCACATCATGGTGCCTTTGATGGAAGAGCAGCAGATGATGATCAACTGCCAGCGTCCACTGGTGATTTATGAATCGATGGAAGTGGAATTTACCCGTCTTGATCTCACCCATCCAGAAGTAGAATTTACCGGTGCGACCTTTGATGTCGATGGTAAACGCGGCTTAGTAACACTCAACTTCGCTTTCAAAGAAGAAGGACAAGTGGTAGGAAAAGGGCTTAAGCGCATGGTTGCCAGTGGTTTAAAACCATACGATCAAGCGGAAATTGATGATCTTGTCAACCGTTTCAATGAGCGCAAAGAAGCCTTTCTTAGCCAGATTGAGCAAGCCGCATAA
- a CDS encoding S1 family peptidase, which yields MLNAASVSDVSSRIINGSDANSASWPSIVALVRSGADAYEGQFCGGSFLGDRYVLTAAHCIDTRSASNVDVIIGAYDLNNASEGQRVAAQKIYRHLDYNTRNLNNDIAIIELAETSNLPAMTLATSADRLALPASTPLTVAGWGVTLQSKPPQFRSILQEVDVDLISQSLCQVVMQTGISADPNSTNFCAGRLNQDSCQGDSGGPIVVKGTGEQLGIVSWGDEVCAKAGTYGVYTNATYFTDWIANHSNKLSYDQVVNIGIRPLGRVSQVFSYKNLDTNTLTYAGNSFAHLPAGFSVVTDGCSTKGTLAFAESCSVEVAVDAQEYRLYQYDFTLQFTSSGGMKTATSRIQLDTTTFTPSSSGGSIGWFGLLLLAPLWMRRKTA from the coding sequence ATGCTTAATGCTGCATCGGTTAGCGATGTGTCATCACGCATCATTAATGGCTCAGACGCAAATTCAGCGAGTTGGCCATCCATAGTGGCTTTGGTGAGGAGCGGAGCCGATGCTTATGAGGGACAATTTTGTGGTGGTAGCTTTTTAGGTGACAGATATGTATTAACTGCAGCCCACTGTATTGATACTCGTAGTGCTTCTAATGTGGATGTGATTATTGGCGCTTATGATCTGAATAACGCTTCTGAAGGCCAGAGGGTCGCGGCGCAAAAGATCTATAGGCATCTTGATTACAATACTCGCAATTTAAACAATGACATCGCCATTATTGAGTTGGCTGAAACGAGTAACCTGCCGGCAATGACACTTGCCACTTCTGCAGATCGTTTAGCTTTGCCAGCCTCAACGCCTCTCACTGTGGCTGGTTGGGGTGTAACCCTTCAGTCCAAGCCACCACAGTTTCGATCAATTTTGCAAGAAGTGGATGTAGACCTCATTTCTCAATCCCTTTGCCAAGTTGTCATGCAAACCGGAATTTCTGCTGACCCCAATTCAACCAACTTCTGTGCGGGTCGTTTGAATCAGGATTCATGCCAGGGAGATTCAGGCGGGCCTATTGTTGTTAAAGGAACAGGTGAGCAACTGGGCATTGTGAGCTGGGGAGATGAGGTGTGTGCAAAAGCCGGAACTTATGGCGTATACACGAATGCTACCTACTTTACAGACTGGATTGCGAATCACTCGAACAAATTGAGCTACGATCAAGTTGTGAATATTGGGATTCGTCCATTAGGGCGAGTGAGTCAAGTGTTCAGCTATAAGAACTTAGATACAAATACACTCACTTATGCGGGTAATAGCTTTGCTCATTTGCCCGCTGGATTTTCAGTTGTTACTGATGGATGTAGTACCAAAGGGACTTTAGCTTTTGCAGAAAGTTGTTCGGTTGAAGTGGCTGTGGATGCACAAGAATACCGTTTGTATCAATATGACTTCACGTTGCAATTTACCTCTTCAGGAGGAATGAAAACCGCGACTTCACGTATTCAGTTAGATACGACCACTTTTACGCCTAGCTCTTCTGGCGGTTCCATCGGCTGGTTTGGTTTGCTGCTTTTGGCTCCATTGTGGATGAGACGGAAAACCGCTTGA
- a CDS encoding methyltransferase family protein, whose protein sequence is MKNLELKVPPVAVFLVALALIHLSSILFPTLTITLPWPSLVMALCFCSSGFWGIAGVMEFRRHKTTVNPMAPDLAATVVDSGVFALSRNPMYLGLLLLLFGLAYWQENALSLVIVGGFVLYMNQYQIEPEERILEAKFGEAYLHYKKRVRRWL, encoded by the coding sequence ATGAAAAATTTAGAATTAAAGGTTCCTCCCGTTGCGGTTTTTCTGGTGGCCTTGGCGTTGATTCATCTCTCTTCCATTCTCTTTCCAACGTTAACCATTACACTTCCTTGGCCAAGCCTAGTGATGGCGCTCTGTTTTTGCAGCTCAGGTTTCTGGGGGATTGCTGGTGTGATGGAATTTCGCAGACATAAAACGACAGTCAACCCCATGGCTCCGGATCTTGCGGCAACAGTGGTAGACAGCGGCGTTTTTGCACTCAGCCGTAATCCTATGTATCTCGGCTTACTTCTCCTGCTGTTTGGGCTTGCTTACTGGCAAGAAAATGCGCTCAGCTTGGTGATAGTTGGCGGCTTTGTGCTGTACATGAATCAATACCAAATCGAGCCTGAAGAGCGAATTCTAGAGGCCAAATTTGGTGAAGCTTATTTGCACTATAAAAAGCGGGTTAGGCGTTGGTTGTAG
- the ydiJ gene encoding D-2-hydroxyglutarate dehydrogenase YdiJ, whose amino-acid sequence MLPRLHHQSDVDPVVLTFLHELNAAGFSGDIETQYSSRLAVATDNSVYQQLPQAVVHPKSTSDVVLIGKISSKPEFERVTFSPRGGGTGTNGQSLTKGVVVDLSRHMNRILEINPQEGWVRVQAGVIKDQLNDAVRPHGFFFSPDLSTSNRATLGGMVNTDASGQGSLQYGKTSDHVLSLQAVFADGSLLETDLSQGLPAPNTFAAQAMQVTEEVCRTKRSHIVAKFPPLNRFLTGYDLKNALNEVEDRFDITRVLCGAEGSLAFITEAKLNLTPIPKARTLVNVKYDSFDSALRNAPLMVEAKALSVETVDSKVLNLAKEDIIWHSVKDLLTDVPGKEMQGINMVEYAGQDSAQINQQVAQLTARLDEMMANQQAGIIGYQVCSDLASINRIYNMRKKAVGLLGAAKGRAKPVAFTEDTCVPPENLADFIVEFRALLDSKNLAYGMFGHVDAGVLHVRPALDLCDPKQELLMREISDQVVKLVAKYGGLMWGEHGKGYRSEYGPEFFGEELFTELRRVKAAFDPHNKMNPGKICTPLDTPFELVKVSDTKRGFYDRQIDVKVRDSFKQAMECNGNGLCFNYETSSPMCPSMKVTADRRHSPKGRAGLVREWLRQLTEQGIDILDLEKATLESSPTVKSMLDRVRHAFSKDKEYDFSHEVYEAMNGCLACKACASQCPIKVDVPSFRSRFLNIYHSRYPRPVKDYLVANIESLLPVMAKAPQLVNSVLAQSMVQKLTAKTVGYVDAPLLSVPTLAQRLHRHPVVLFDMQRLAGLSQEEREQHVLIVQDPFTSYYDADVVEDFVALLLKLGKKPVLLPFKPNGKAQHIKGFLRQFRSTAANTAAFLTQVADLNIPLVGVDPALVLCYRDEYVDILGKERGEFSVLTVHEWLKPRLSQFTPQATDAQPWYLLAHCTEKTKLPNAEKEWVEIFRHFGTQLNAVAVGCCGMAGTFGHEVDKLAMSRDIYDLSWQPALALLPKERCLVTGYSCRSQVKRFEQIKPKHPLQALLHLL is encoded by the coding sequence ATGTTACCAAGACTTCATCACCAATCCGACGTTGATCCGGTGGTTTTAACTTTTTTACACGAGTTAAATGCCGCAGGGTTCTCTGGCGATATTGAAACCCAATACTCCAGCCGCCTTGCGGTGGCGACGGACAACAGCGTCTACCAACAATTGCCTCAGGCGGTTGTTCATCCTAAATCTACCTCAGATGTAGTCCTTATAGGAAAGATTAGTTCAAAACCTGAATTTGAGAGAGTGACTTTTTCACCTCGTGGTGGTGGTACGGGGACCAATGGTCAATCACTGACCAAGGGAGTCGTGGTCGATCTTTCGCGCCATATGAATCGCATCTTAGAAATTAATCCACAGGAAGGTTGGGTGCGAGTACAGGCTGGGGTAATCAAAGATCAACTTAATGACGCAGTTCGCCCTCATGGCTTTTTCTTTTCACCAGATCTTTCGACCAGTAACCGCGCGACGCTTGGCGGGATGGTTAACACCGATGCCTCAGGCCAGGGGTCGCTACAATATGGCAAAACGTCAGATCATGTGCTCTCGCTGCAAGCGGTATTCGCCGATGGCTCTTTGCTAGAAACCGATCTCTCGCAAGGTTTACCTGCTCCTAACACGTTTGCCGCGCAAGCGATGCAAGTGACAGAGGAAGTTTGCCGAACCAAGCGCTCCCACATTGTCGCGAAATTTCCGCCGCTCAACCGCTTTTTGACCGGATACGATTTAAAAAATGCGTTGAATGAGGTTGAAGATCGCTTCGATATCACTCGTGTATTGTGTGGGGCAGAAGGCTCTCTGGCTTTCATTACTGAGGCCAAACTCAATTTAACGCCAATCCCCAAAGCACGCACGTTAGTGAATGTGAAATACGACAGCTTTGATTCTGCACTGCGTAATGCGCCGTTGATGGTTGAAGCCAAAGCGCTCTCGGTAGAAACCGTTGACTCGAAAGTGCTCAATCTTGCCAAAGAAGACATTATTTGGCACAGCGTAAAAGACTTGCTGACCGATGTGCCGGGCAAAGAGATGCAAGGCATCAATATGGTCGAATACGCTGGCCAAGACAGCGCGCAGATTAATCAGCAAGTCGCACAATTAACCGCGCGCCTTGATGAGATGATGGCTAACCAACAAGCGGGAATTATTGGTTATCAAGTCTGCAGCGATTTAGCGAGCATCAACCGCATTTACAATATGCGTAAAAAAGCGGTGGGCTTGCTCGGCGCAGCCAAAGGCCGCGCTAAACCGGTAGCCTTTACCGAAGATACCTGTGTGCCGCCAGAGAACTTAGCCGATTTTATCGTTGAATTTCGCGCGCTGCTCGATTCCAAAAATCTGGCGTATGGCATGTTTGGGCATGTGGATGCGGGCGTATTGCATGTGCGTCCTGCGCTTGACTTGTGCGATCCCAAGCAAGAATTGTTGATGCGTGAAATCTCCGATCAAGTGGTCAAGCTGGTGGCTAAATATGGCGGCTTGATGTGGGGTGAACATGGCAAAGGCTATCGTTCGGAATATGGCCCTGAATTTTTTGGTGAGGAGCTGTTCACTGAACTGCGTCGTGTGAAAGCGGCGTTTGACCCGCACAATAAGATGAATCCGGGCAAGATTTGTACCCCACTCGATACACCGTTTGAACTGGTCAAGGTATCGGATACTAAACGCGGTTTTTACGATCGCCAAATCGACGTCAAAGTGCGCGACAGCTTTAAGCAAGCGATGGAGTGTAACGGTAACGGTTTGTGCTTTAACTACGAAACTAGCTCCCCGATGTGTCCTTCAATGAAGGTGACGGCGGATCGTCGTCACTCGCCGAAAGGGCGCGCAGGATTAGTGCGGGAATGGTTACGTCAACTGACGGAGCAGGGGATTGATATTCTCGATCTTGAAAAAGCCACGCTCGAATCCTCACCAACAGTCAAATCCATGCTGGATCGCGTTCGTCATGCTTTTAGCAAAGATAAAGAGTATGACTTTTCGCATGAAGTGTATGAAGCGATGAATGGTTGCTTGGCCTGTAAGGCCTGTGCAAGCCAGTGCCCGATTAAGGTGGATGTGCCAAGTTTCCGTTCACGTTTTCTGAATATCTATCACAGCCGTTATCCGCGCCCAGTCAAAGATTATCTGGTTGCGAATATTGAGAGCTTATTACCTGTAATGGCGAAGGCTCCGCAGCTAGTGAATAGCGTGTTAGCGCAATCTATGGTGCAGAAGTTGACTGCTAAAACTGTGGGTTATGTCGATGCGCCCCTGTTATCGGTACCGACACTCGCGCAGCGTTTGCACCGTCATCCCGTTGTCCTGTTTGATATGCAGCGTTTGGCGGGGTTATCGCAAGAAGAGCGCGAGCAACATGTGTTGATCGTCCAAGATCCGTTTACCAGTTATTACGATGCGGATGTGGTCGAAGATTTTGTCGCCCTGCTGCTTAAATTAGGCAAAAAACCAGTATTGTTGCCGTTTAAACCCAATGGCAAAGCACAACACATCAAAGGCTTTTTACGCCAATTTCGTTCTACGGCAGCGAATACTGCGGCATTTCTGACTCAAGTGGCGGATCTCAATATTCCGCTCGTGGGCGTCGACCCAGCTTTGGTGCTTTGTTATCGCGATGAGTATGTTGACATATTAGGCAAAGAGCGCGGTGAGTTTTCGGTTCTGACGGTTCATGAATGGCTCAAACCACGCCTGTCGCAGTTTACGCCTCAGGCAACCGATGCACAGCCTTGGTATCTATTAGCGCACTGTACGGAGAAAACTAAGCTGCCGAATGCAGAAAAAGAGTGGGTGGAGATCTTCCGCCACTTTGGTACGCAGCTCAATGCGGTGGCGGTAGGGTGCTGTGGTATGGCGGGCACCTTTGGTCATGAGGTGGATAAATTAGCCATGTCTCGCGATATCTACGATTTGAGTTGGCAACCCGCATTAGCGTTGTTACCGAAAGAGCGCTGTTTGGTCACCGGTTACTCGTGTCGTAGCCAAGTGAAACGGTTTGAGCAAATCAAACCTAAGCATCCGTTGCAGGCTCTGTTACACTTGCTATAA
- a CDS encoding DUF3334 family protein: protein MKKNQIVTTEDILLMLCQSVSTVLTSATNSPIHYSAMVQKINKTSLKPDFGCFVLFDGGFTGLVVINFTAKAALEVYTNYMRNMGMPEDELAVLHTSDEVGDVLGELMNQLVGDFTNKVRKELQTNITQNQPKMLSLNKQVILSVDTNLDRPQARRVTFSTANNNIFYLELAMDKTEFIQLEEFDVQEDESPDDILEAALQQKKSLTPAATPKSEDEAADLLDQLGI from the coding sequence ATGAAAAAAAATCAAATAGTAACAACGGAAGATATCCTACTTATGCTGTGCCAATCGGTTTCTACGGTTCTCACGTCCGCAACGAATTCACCGATTCACTATTCTGCAATGGTACAAAAAATTAATAAAACCTCTCTGAAACCAGACTTCGGCTGTTTTGTATTGTTTGATGGGGGTTTTACCGGTCTCGTGGTCATCAACTTTACCGCCAAAGCTGCGCTTGAAGTGTACACCAATTACATGCGCAACATGGGTATGCCAGAAGATGAACTCGCGGTACTGCATACTTCTGATGAAGTGGGTGATGTACTGGGTGAATTAATGAACCAGCTAGTGGGCGATTTCACTAACAAAGTACGCAAAGAACTGCAAACCAACATCACTCAAAACCAACCGAAAATGCTTTCTCTGAATAAACAGGTGATCTTATCGGTAGATACCAACCTTGACCGTCCACAAGCACGCCGAGTCACCTTCTCCACTGCGAATAACAATATTTTTTACCTTGAGTTGGCGATGGATAAAACCGAATTTATCCAACTTGAAGAATTCGATGTTCAAGAAGACGAAAGCCCTGACGACATTTTAGAAGCTGCACTACAGCAAAAGAAATCTCTCACGCCTGCCGCTACTCCAAAATCAGAGGATGAAGCAGCTGATTTACTTGACCAACTCGGAATCTAA
- a CDS encoding DUF2786 domain-containing protein: protein MDKQKALKKIAKCLELGNSANINEAANAIKMAHNLMLKYGLDKDDIEFIKMGKTQSTHLLPASISSGILRVIRGINTRFGVEAVLINHKGLKRVEFIGEADRAIFAAFAFDIIYREMNEQTGQFRNSFAGSGTSSLEVTRRVNSFVSGWIEGALEKLPIITPDEDSMNKINSYIDKEFENIDRETFKQQLREAMKNLTADYETGLKKGRRVSVNRPIHGAQAPKLLK, encoded by the coding sequence ATGGATAAACAAAAAGCCCTTAAAAAAATCGCTAAATGCTTAGAGCTAGGAAACTCCGCCAACATTAATGAAGCCGCGAACGCGATCAAAATGGCGCATAACCTGATGCTGAAATATGGCCTCGATAAAGATGATATTGAGTTCATCAAAATGGGGAAAACTCAGTCAACCCATTTACTTCCAGCGAGCATTTCCTCTGGCATTTTACGGGTGATCCGTGGCATCAACACACGCTTTGGAGTTGAGGCGGTGCTCATCAACCACAAAGGCCTAAAACGCGTTGAGTTTATCGGTGAAGCGGATCGCGCCATTTTTGCAGCATTCGCTTTTGACATTATTTACCGCGAGATGAATGAGCAAACAGGGCAATTTCGTAACAGTTTTGCAGGTTCAGGGACATCCTCATTGGAAGTCACTCGTCGAGTTAATTCTTTTGTTTCAGGCTGGATTGAAGGTGCTTTAGAAAAGCTGCCGATCATCACTCCGGACGAAGATTCTATGAACAAAATCAATAGTTATATTGATAAAGAATTCGAAAATATCGACCGCGAAACCTTTAAACAACAGCTTAGAGAAGCAATGAAGAATCTCACTGCGGATTATGAGACTGGCCTTAAAAAAGGCCGCCGCGTCTCCGTCAATCGCCCTATTCACGGCGCACAAGCACCAAAGCTGCTTAAATAA
- a CDS encoding OmpA family protein, whose product MNKATLLLAAVVALSGCQATQRQNATTGETETNSATKGALLGAIAGAAVGLATGDDAKERRKHALIGAAGGAAVGGGIGYYFDQQEAELRKALLDSGVQVVRVGENQLMLRMENGIGFTSSSYQLDSYIHKTLRGVARILVEYPDTSLVIEGHTDSTGSDTTNQVLSEKRAESVRAFLLSQGVAAGRAIARGNGERFPLCSNSTAEGRACNRRVEIQILPLK is encoded by the coding sequence TTGAATAAAGCAACTTTGTTGTTAGCAGCTGTGGTGGCGTTGTCTGGCTGTCAGGCGACTCAACGCCAAAATGCCACGACAGGTGAAACAGAAACAAACTCGGCAACCAAAGGCGCCTTGCTAGGTGCGATCGCAGGTGCTGCAGTTGGGTTAGCGACAGGCGATGATGCCAAAGAACGTCGTAAACACGCATTAATTGGAGCCGCAGGTGGAGCAGCGGTTGGTGGTGGTATTGGATACTATTTTGATCAACAAGAAGCCGAGTTACGCAAAGCGTTATTGGATTCAGGGGTTCAAGTGGTACGTGTCGGTGAAAATCAACTGATGCTACGCATGGAAAACGGCATCGGTTTTACTAGCAGCTCCTATCAGCTCGATTCTTATATCCACAAAACTTTACGTGGAGTTGCGCGTATTCTGGTCGAATACCCTGACACTAGCCTAGTGATTGAAGGTCATACTGATAGCACAGGCAGTGATACCACCAACCAAGTGCTTTCGGAGAAGCGTGCTGAATCAGTGCGTGCATTCTTGCTTTCTCAGGGCGTTGCAGCTGGCCGTGCAATCGCGCGTGGCAATGGTGAGCGTTTCCCTCTATGCTCAAATAGCACTGCAGAAGGGCGCGCTTGCAACCGCCGCGTTGAAATTCAAATTTTGCCACTCAAGTAG
- a CDS encoding J domain-containing protein, which yields MRFRNLWLILLFSFPLAAADGITELIKLAKEREPQAQFQLAIAYQSGTSVPQNLNEAFYWFLQAAEQNHPAAIAQVANAFITGQGVEKDALQAQYWLIKLALTGNAQASTTLAKWYEQHSTPIEPLDLAEIWYRVNANHDSAAEQGYARLLEQKFNQQREKQINSIDQLDKVIDQDLSKPPTLPTPKTEQALNSDWILPTLTTVVILLAIIVIRMIWRRVYKTAHPSSGLDYEAKWKEQQFIIKRQKQQLDHLYLECKRLQQNQSTDLDGHKVAIAFSLMGFHQNQPLDVKTIKLRYKQLSKIYHPDLHGSDEEMKRLNSAVKIVMDVVNKSLQKQA from the coding sequence ATGCGTTTTCGGAATTTATGGCTAATTTTGCTGTTTTCATTTCCACTTGCGGCAGCCGATGGTATCACTGAGCTCATCAAGCTGGCCAAGGAACGCGAACCACAAGCTCAATTCCAACTCGCGATCGCCTATCAATCGGGCACATCTGTCCCACAAAATTTGAATGAAGCATTCTATTGGTTTTTACAGGCAGCTGAGCAAAATCATCCTGCCGCAATCGCACAAGTAGCGAACGCTTTTATAACAGGGCAAGGAGTAGAGAAAGATGCCCTACAAGCCCAGTACTGGCTTATCAAACTCGCACTCACTGGTAATGCCCAAGCCAGCACAACCTTAGCAAAATGGTATGAACAACACTCAACGCCAATTGAGCCCCTCGATTTAGCTGAGATCTGGTATCGAGTTAATGCTAATCATGACTCTGCAGCAGAACAAGGTTACGCTCGCTTACTAGAGCAAAAATTCAACCAACAACGTGAAAAGCAGATAAACAGTATCGATCAATTAGATAAAGTCATCGATCAAGACCTCAGTAAACCACCAACACTACCGACCCCAAAAACGGAGCAAGCCCTCAACAGTGACTGGATACTCCCCACCCTGACCACTGTGGTCATCTTGCTGGCGATCATTGTCATTCGTATGATCTGGCGCAGAGTATATAAAACTGCACATCCCTCCTCCGGACTCGACTACGAAGCCAAATGGAAAGAACAGCAATTTATTATCAAAAGGCAAAAACAGCAGCTTGATCATCTTTACCTAGAGTGTAAACGTCTACAGCAAAACCAAAGCACCGACCTCGATGGGCACAAAGTCGCCATTGCATTTTCTTTGATGGGATTTCATCAAAACCAACCACTGGATGTGAAAACCATCAAGCTACGCTATAAACAGTTATCAAAAATCTACCATCCAGATCTGCATGGCAGTGATGAAGAAATGAAGCGATTAAATAGCGCGGTTAAAATCGTGATGGACGTAGTTAACAAATCGTTACAAAAGCAAGCGTAA
- a CDS encoding helicase, with protein sequence MLHTEFKHFGLPPSRTSSALRPNIDLNSEANLMQRLAHLSLRSQWILYTAQCQRPNSTALSEQNINCGKIVHLKASKRHSEAEIVAKAIACQTASAIVASSSIDLVTQKQLLQFAKQHDCELFFIRHPAYSLH encoded by the coding sequence ATGTTACACACTGAATTCAAACATTTCGGACTACCACCATCACGTACATCAAGTGCGTTACGTCCAAACATTGACCTAAACAGTGAAGCTAACCTTATGCAGCGACTCGCTCATTTATCTCTGCGTTCACAATGGATTCTCTATACAGCTCAGTGTCAACGCCCAAACAGTACTGCATTGAGCGAGCAGAATATTAACTGCGGTAAAATAGTGCACCTTAAAGCCTCTAAACGACACTCCGAAGCTGAAATAGTGGCTAAAGCGATTGCTTGTCAAACGGCTAGTGCTATTGTCGCCTCCAGTTCGATAGACTTGGTCACTCAAAAGCAGTTACTTCAGTTTGCTAAACAACATGATTGTGAACTGTTTTTTATCAGGCACCCTGCTTATTCATTACATTGA